GTCATCGAGGCTCCTCGTCAATGCCGTCAGTCTGCTCGGCATCATATAACGTACTGTTCTTGTAGCGCTCTTCAAGCTCTCGCAAGAGTACCATGATGATCGCCGCCGCTGGCAACGCCAGCAGCACCCCGGTCATGCCGAACAGCGTCCCGCCCGAGAGCACCGCGAAGATCACCGCCACCGGGTGCAGGCCGATCTTGTCGCCGAGCAGCTTGGGCTGCAACACGGCACTTTCGACGGCCTGGCCGATGCTGAACACCGCCACCACACCGAGCATTGCAAGCCAGCTGCCGTACTGGAAAAAGGCCACGATAAGCGCCACGGCAAGCCCGACGATGAAGCCCAAGAACGGTACGATACTGGCAAGTCCCGCCAGCAGACCGATCAGCAGGCCGAAGCGAACCCCCATCAGCGTCAACCCCAGCGCATAGATTACCCCCAGGCACAGCATGACCAGCAACTGGCCGCGCACGAACGCCGAGAGCACCTCGTCGCAACGCCTGGCCAGGCGAGTCACCTCCGGCTCCCACTGGCGGGGTAGCAAATTGCGCAGGTTGCCGATCAGGCGATGCCAGTCCAGCAACAGATAGAAGGTCACCACGGGTATCAGCGCCACATAGGTGACCCAGGTCAAAAACGCCATGCCCGAGCGCCCCACGTGACCGAGCAGCTGGGCCGCAGCGCCACCGGCTTGCTGCCAATGCTCGGCAAGCGTCTCTTGCAGATTGTCGAGCTCACCGGTCAGATCGTACCCGGTCCACGCCTGGACCTGGGGAGCGAGAGTGTTTTGCACCCACTCGATGATCATCGGTATCACCTCACCGAGCTGCCCGAACTGACGCACCGTCAGCGGGATCAGAATCAGCATGGCAAGCGAAAGCAGCAGTATCAGCACCAGAAATACGCCGCACACTGCCAGTGGGCGCGACCATCCCCAGCGCTCGAGACGGTTGGTCAACGGGTCGCTGAGATAGGCAATGACCATCCCGGCGAAGAACGGCATCAGTATCGCCTCGAGCTGGAACAGCAGCCATACCAGGCCCACCGCCCCCGCCAAGATCCACCACTGTCTATGCACCGCGCCCTGCTCCGCCATCGACATTTCCTTACTGATTAAAGACCCATCCACCGCTCGCCAGCAATGCGAGCCGCAACAGGTGATGCTACAATCCCTGGCTAATTTTTTAGCCTCTTTCCCGCCGCATTACGACAGGACTCGTCATGACCCGCAGCTCGTCCGACTCCTCCCAGCCTTCCAAGCGCCCGACATCGATCAGTTACAAGGATGCCGGCGTGGATATCGACGCCGGCAATGCCCTGGTGGAACGCATCAAGGGTGTGGCCAAGCGTACCACTCGCCCCGAGGTGATGGGTGGATTGGGCGGCTTCGGCGCCCTGTGCCAGCTGCCCAGTGGTTATCGCGAACCTGTACTGGTCTCCGGCACCGACGGTGTCGGCACCAAACTGCGCCTGGCGATGGACCTCGGTCGCCATGACACCATCGGTATCGACCTTGTCGCCATGTGTGTCAATGATCTGGTGGTTGCCGGTGCCGAACCGCTGTTCTTCCTCGACTACTATGCCACGGGCAAGCTCGATGTGGACATCGCCGCCGACGTCGTGACCGGCATCGGTGAAGGTTGTGCCCAGTCAGGCTGTGCGCTGGTGGGCGGCGAGACCGCCGAGATGCCCGGCATGTACGAAGGAAGCGACTACGATCTGGCCGGCTTCTGTGTCGGCGTCGTGGAGAAATCCGAGATTCTCGATGGCAGTATGGTCGCCACGGGCGACGTGCTACTGGGGCTGGCCTCTTCCGGACCGCACTCAAATGGTTACTCGCTGATTCGCAAGATCCTTGAGGTCAGCGATGCGTCGCTCGACACCGACCTTGATGGCGTGACGCTCGGCGATGCGCTGCTCGCCCCCACCCGCATCTACGTCAAGTCGCTGCTCTCGCTGATCAAGCAGAGCGACGTGGAGGTGCATGCCCTTTCCCACATCACCGGTGGCGGCCTGCTCGAGAATATTCCCCGCGTGCTGCCAGAAAACCTGACCGCGCGCATCGACGTCACCGCCTGGCAGCGCCCGGCCGTGTTCGACTGGCTCAAGGCTCAGGGTAACGTCGATGAGCACGAGATGCACCGGGTGCTCAACTGTGGTATCGGCATGGTGGTAGCGGTTCGTGCCGATCAGGCGGATCAGGCGATTGCCCACCTCGAGCAGCAGGGCGAGCGCGTCTACCGCCTGGGCGAGATAGCGCAGCGCGAGGGCGACGAAGAGCAGGTGCGTCTGGAGAACCTCGAAGCATGAGCAGCGAGCAGTACGAGAGCGATACCCTCAACGGCTTCACGCCACAGAGCGCCGAGACGCCCCGGGTAGTGGTGCTGATCTCCGGCAATGGTAGCAACCTGCAGGCGCTGATCGATGCCCAGTCCTACGGCGAACTGGGAGGCGAGATCGCTGCGGTGGTCTCCAACAAGGTCGATGCCTTTGGGTTGAAGCGTGCCAAGGAGGCCGGCATTGCCTCCGTGGCCCTGCCACACCAGGAGTATGAGAGCCGCGATGCGTTCGATGCTGCGTTGATCAAGGTCATTGAGCGCCATGAACCCGATCTGGTGGTGCTGGCCGGGTTCATGCGCATCCTGTCGCCGCGCTTCGTGCAGCGTTACGAGGGGCGCCTGCTCAATATTCACCCCTCGCTGCTGCCCGACTACCGGGGCTTGAATACCCATGCTCGCGCGCTGGCCGATGGGATCACCGAGCACGGCGTCAGCGTGCACTTCGTCACCGATGAGCTCGATGGCGGCCCGGTGGTGATTCAGGCAGCCGTCCGGGTCGAACAAGGCGAGAGCGTTGAGAGCCTGCAAGCCAAGGTGCACGCCCGCGAGCATTTGATCTACCCTATCGCCGTGAAGTGGTTCCTGGAGGGAAGATTGCAACTCGGCCCCCAGGGGGTGACCTTCGATGGCATGCCGCTACCGCCGCAGGGGCTGCGCATGTCGCATGCCGATGCAGCGGAAGAGCTCGACGAGGACGTCGACGACAACTGATCTGATGATGACTGACCATACATCTGCCAGAGACGAACGCCGGGCAAGCCCGGCGTTCGTGCATCATGTCGATTGAAAGTGGTCAGGTTCTGGGCAGCGTCACCCCCCGCTGGCCCATGTACTTGCCGCCGCGATCCTTGTAGGAGATGTCGCAGATCTCATCGGATTCGAGAAACAGCATCTGCGCGACCCCTTCATTGGCGTAGATCTTGGCCGGCAGCGTGGTGGTATTGGAGAATTCTAGCGTCACGTGTCCTTCCCACTCAGGCTCGAGGGGTGTGACGTTGACGATGATCCCGCAACGCGCATAGGTCGACTTGCCCAGGCATATCGTCAATACGCTGCGCGGGATGCGGAAGTACTCCACGGTGCGGGCTAGCGCAAAGGAGTTGGGCGGGATGATGCACACATCGCCCTTGACGTCGACGAAACTCTTCTCGTCGAAGGCCTTAGGATCGACCACGGCGGAGTGGATATTGGTGAACACCTTGAACTCGTCGGCACAGCGCACGTCGTAGCCGTAGCTGGAGGTGCCGTAGGAGATCACCCGTTGGTCGTTGACGTAGCGCACTTGGTCGGCCTCGAAGGGCTCGATCATGCCGTGCTCTTGTGCCATACGGCGAATCCAGTTATCGGATTTGATGCTCATCGAGGCGTCCTTGGAAAGACAAGAAGAACGAAAAGGGCCGTCATGATAACGGCCCTTGGCGTATCGGAAAACCGAAATGGACGCGCCATCAATCGCCGAAGGTGATGCTCGGCCCCTCCTGCTTCAGATCGTCGACGCCGTCGGCCACCGCACGGGCAATGGCACGGAAAGTCTGCGCGGTCTCGCTCTCGGGATCGGCCATCACCGTGGGGCGACCGCTATCGGACTGTTCGCGGGTCGAGAGCTTCAATGGCAGCTGGCCAAGCAGCTGAGTCTGGTACTGGCTGGCAATACGCTCGCCGCCGCCCTCGCCGAAGATCGGTTCGCTGTGGCCACAGTTGGTGCAGACGTGCAGACTCATGTTCTCGACCACGCCCAGTACCGGCACATTGACCTTGCGGAACATCTCGATGCCCTTGCGCGCATCGAGAAGCGCAATGTCCTGCGGTGTGGTAACGATCACCGCGCCCGCCACCGGCACCTTCTGCGCTAGAGTCAACTGGATGTCACCGGTACCCGGCGGCATGTCGATGAACAGGTAATCGAGATCGTCCCACGCCGTTTGGTTGAGCAGCTGCTGGAAGGCACCGGCGACCATCGGTCCCCGCCACACCATCGGCTCGGTGACATCGACCATGAATGCCATCGACATGGCCTGGATGCCATGGGCTTCTAGCGGCGTGAAGCTGTTCTCGCCCGCCGCCTGGGGACGCACTCCCTCGCCGATGCCGAGCATCTGCGCCTGGCTGGGACCATAGATATCGGCATCCAGCAGCCCGACCCGGTATCCTTCAGCGGCCATGGCGAGTGCCAGGTTGACGGTGACGGTCGATTTTCCTACGCCTCCCTTGCCCGAGGCCACGGCGACAATATGCTTTACCCCTTCGATCACGATTCGCTCCTGATTCGTCGATTCTCCGGCTCGGCCGGTCATGCCGACAGTATACCTGCTTGTGCCAGCCTCCCATAACGACGACGGCGAGCCATGCTCGCCGTCGCGTTACCTAGTGCCGCACACCTGTTACTGGTTGGTAGCCTGGGGCTGCTCAACTTGTTCAGTTTCCTGCTCAGCACTCTGCTGATCAGCGTTCTGCTCAGCTTCTTCGCGGGTCGCCTCGGCTTGCTCGGCAGTGTCACCCGCGCGCTGTGCGGCCTGGTCCAGGTCCTCGCCCAGCGCATTGAGCTCATCGCGCCAACTGACCAGTTGTGCCTCGAGACGCTGGAGCTGCGCCGTGCGCTCTTCGGTTCTGGAGGAGAGCTCCTCCAGCCGTGCCTCGGCCTCTTCGACCTCGCGCTGCGCGACCTCGTAATTGCTCAGGGTCTCCTCCAGGCCCGTCTCGACGTGCTCGAAGGTCTGCCTGGAGGCGTCGACCTGGCCTTCCAGCTCCGAGAGCTCCTGCTCGCGAGCCTCAAGCTCGGAGGAGAGCGCTTCAAGGCGCTCCTCGCCATTCTCGATCTGGCTATTGAGTTCGGCATGCCGCCCTTCAGCCTCGGCGATTCTTGCCTCGATCTCGTCGAGTTCGCTGCGCGCTTCATCGCGCGCCTCTCCCGCCTCTTGGGCCTGCTCGCGCAGTGCCTCGAGCTGAGCCTCATGCTGCGCGAAGCGCTCCTCCATCTCTTGAAGACTCGACTGCTGCTCTTCCAAGGCAGCATTGCGCTCCTCGAGACGCTGTTCGGCCGCAGCGACCTCTTCATCGAGACGCACCTGCTGGTCACGTGCCGCTTCGGCCTGCTCCTCGCGCTCGCTCCTGGCCGCCTCGATCTGCTGTCTCAATTCGGCAAGCTCGCTCTCGGCATCCTCGAGCGAAGTCTGCGCCTCGGTGAAGGTCGCAAGTTCACTTTGTAGGGCGCGGTTCTGCTCCTCAAGCGTGGCCACGCGACTCTCCAGCTGGTCGCGCTCCTCTCGCGCCGTATTGGCATTGCTGCTCGCGATGATCGCAAAAATCAGCGCGACAATGGCCACCGCCAGCATGATGCGTACGCGCGTGTCACGAAAGAGCTCGTTCATCGTTATGGTTGATGTTGGTTGCGATGTGGGTTCCGCCATCTTCGTGTCCCCTTCCTTATCGTCTACTCAACCGGGCTTGCGCCTCGGCGCCAGTATCCTACCTGCCTCATCAGCATACACACTTCCGTAACGCACGGAAAAGCAACTTGACAATCCAGCCGTTCCACGTCGGTCAGCATTCGACCTTGCCACGCAACGATTTATTGCGGCTGCTCTTTTTCTTGCTATCCAGACGTCGCTGCTTGGCAGCGCGTGTGGGCTTGCTGGGAATACGCTTCTTCGGAGAGTAAAGCACGCTCTTGATCAGCGCTTTCAGGCGCATGAGCGCATCGGCGCGATTGCGCTCCTGAGTTCGATGCTCCTGCGCCTTGATGACGATCACACCGTCACGGCTGATACGCTGATCACTCAGCGCGAGCAGTTGCTCCTTGATACCCTCCGGCAAGGAG
This DNA window, taken from Halomonas sp. TA22, encodes the following:
- a CDS encoding AI-2E family transporter, whose translation is MAEQGAVHRQWWILAGAVGLVWLLFQLEAILMPFFAGMVIAYLSDPLTNRLERWGWSRPLAVCGVFLVLILLLSLAMLILIPLTVRQFGQLGEVIPMIIEWVQNTLAPQVQAWTGYDLTGELDNLQETLAEHWQQAGGAAAQLLGHVGRSGMAFLTWVTYVALIPVVTFYLLLDWHRLIGNLRNLLPRQWEPEVTRLARRCDEVLSAFVRGQLLVMLCLGVIYALGLTLMGVRFGLLIGLLAGLASIVPFLGFIVGLAVALIVAFFQYGSWLAMLGVVAVFSIGQAVESAVLQPKLLGDKIGLHPVAVIFAVLSGGTLFGMTGVLLALPAAAIIMVLLRELEERYKNSTLYDAEQTDGIDEEPR
- the purM gene encoding phosphoribosylformylglycinamidine cyclo-ligase; amino-acid sequence: MTRSSSDSSQPSKRPTSISYKDAGVDIDAGNALVERIKGVAKRTTRPEVMGGLGGFGALCQLPSGYREPVLVSGTDGVGTKLRLAMDLGRHDTIGIDLVAMCVNDLVVAGAEPLFFLDYYATGKLDVDIAADVVTGIGEGCAQSGCALVGGETAEMPGMYEGSDYDLAGFCVGVVEKSEILDGSMVATGDVLLGLASSGPHSNGYSLIRKILEVSDASLDTDLDGVTLGDALLAPTRIYVKSLLSLIKQSDVEVHALSHITGGGLLENIPRVLPENLTARIDVTAWQRPAVFDWLKAQGNVDEHEMHRVLNCGIGMVVAVRADQADQAIAHLEQQGERVYRLGEIAQREGDEEQVRLENLEA
- the purN gene encoding phosphoribosylglycinamide formyltransferase gives rise to the protein MSSEQYESDTLNGFTPQSAETPRVVVLISGNGSNLQALIDAQSYGELGGEIAAVVSNKVDAFGLKRAKEAGIASVALPHQEYESRDAFDAALIKVIERHEPDLVVLAGFMRILSPRFVQRYEGRLLNIHPSLLPDYRGLNTHARALADGITEHGVSVHFVTDELDGGPVVIQAAVRVEQGESVESLQAKVHAREHLIYPIAVKWFLEGRLQLGPQGVTFDGMPLPPQGLRMSHADAAEELDEDVDDN
- the dcd gene encoding dCTP deaminase; the encoded protein is MSIKSDNWIRRMAQEHGMIEPFEADQVRYVNDQRVISYGTSSYGYDVRCADEFKVFTNIHSAVVDPKAFDEKSFVDVKGDVCIIPPNSFALARTVEYFRIPRSVLTICLGKSTYARCGIIVNVTPLEPEWEGHVTLEFSNTTTLPAKIYANEGVAQMLFLESDEICDISYKDRGGKYMGQRGVTLPRT
- the apbC gene encoding iron-sulfur cluster carrier protein ApbC; its protein translation is MIEGVKHIVAVASGKGGVGKSTVTVNLALAMAAEGYRVGLLDADIYGPSQAQMLGIGEGVRPQAAGENSFTPLEAHGIQAMSMAFMVDVTEPMVWRGPMVAGAFQQLLNQTAWDDLDYLFIDMPPGTGDIQLTLAQKVPVAGAVIVTTPQDIALLDARKGIEMFRKVNVPVLGVVENMSLHVCTNCGHSEPIFGEGGGERIASQYQTQLLGQLPLKLSTREQSDSGRPTVMADPESETAQTFRAIARAVADGVDDLKQEGPSITFGD
- the arfB gene encoding alternative ribosome rescue aminoacyl-tRNA hydrolase ArfB; this encodes MLEVSRNIFLADHEIEMQAVRAQGAGGQNVNKVASAIHLRFDIRASSLPEGIKEQLLALSDQRISRDGVIVIKAQEHRTQERNRADALMRLKALIKSVLYSPKKRIPSKPTRAAKQRRLDSKKKSSRNKSLRGKVEC